The genomic window CGGCGGTGTAGTCGGTCTTGGTGGGGCGCTGCGCGTTACGACCGGTCCGCGAGCCGTTGCGGTCCTGCACGCCCCGCTCCGGCTTGCCGGTGCGCGCCGCTTTCGCACCGCGCTGGTCCGGCTTCTGCCCGCGCTGGTCCGGCTTCTGCCCGCGCTGTTCCGACCGCGGCGTCCGCTCACCACGCGCCGGGCGTTCGACCGCGCCGTCGCGGGCGCGGGCGGTCCTGGACGCGTCGCCGCGCGCGCGATCCGAACTGCGCTCGCCTCGACCGTTTTCGGCCGGGAGCGCTTGCGAGTCGCGGCTGCGCGAGGCCGCCCGTGACCGATCGGGACGCGAGCCGTCCGCCCGGGCGCCCTCGGATCGCGCCCGTCGCTCGGCCGCCTCCCGCGCGCGTTCCCGCTCGGACTTCTCGTCGAGCCCCGACCGGTCGTCCGCGCTCACCCGCGCCGCGCCCCTGCCGAATCGACGCGGCCGGTCCGGCATCTCCTCGATGCCGGATCGTTCGCGTACCCGAGGACCGTCGCGGCGGCCGCGCTGAGCCTGCGGGCGCTCGCCCCACTCGTCCTGCTCGACCTCGTCGCGCCGCTTGCCGCGACGAGCCGCGGGCTCGTCCCGTTCCCGTACGGGTGGCTCGTAGTCACGTGCCATAAATCGTTCACCCCGCCAGTGCCTTAGGAATAGTCGCGTGCTCCGGCAGGATCACCCCGCAACCGAGCGAGGCCGCGAAGGCCGCCGCCTGGTAGCGGTAACACCGCCGGATCTTCAACCGCGCCTGAGTGGACAGGTCGCGCGTGATGGCTTCGATACGCGGCAGATCGCCGCGCAGGGGCTCGGTGATGGTCACCAACGCCCCGAAGCGGGTCACACCGTGACCCCGGGCTTGCTCCTCACGGGCCTGCTGGGTGGCGCCCACCCGCAGGGTCGCGGCCGCGGACACCACGCCGCGTTCGCTTTGCTGGGCCACCAGCGCGTTCTTGAAGTCGTCGTCGACGATCTCGGCGGCGTCGGCGGCCGAATGCGGCCGGTACACGATGGCGATGCGCTTGCGTGGCACTTCGGGATTCGGCGCGAGCAGGCGTTGCAGCACCCGCTCGTCCACCGCGCCCTCCGGGGCGGCGTCCATCTCCCAGGTGACCGAACGGCCACCGTCGTGCACCAGGTGATCCCACTTCTCGTCGTGCGAAACCGGGCCCGCGTCAGCCCAATCCAGCCCGTGCCCCTCGGGTTCGCTTGCGGCGACTTCCAAGTCGGCCTGGGAGGCCGGGTCGTAACTGCGCCGGATGAACGAGATCACTTCGTCCGCCGACATCGGCTGGGCCCGCACGCCCGCCTCGGCGAGGGCCGCGCAGATGCCGGGCAGTCGGCGGCCGATCTCGACGGCCTCCTCGGCGGGGTTCTTGCGGCGCTCGGCGGTGGTGGCCTTGAAGGTGATCGCCACGCGCGGCAGCAGTTGTACCCGCTCCTGCGGCAGTTCGGTCGCGAGCTCGTACATCACCTGCTGCGCCAGCTCCGGCGCCTCCGGCCGGGTGATCGTGGAAACCTCGGTGAGCAAACGGTTTCCGGTCTCCGGCACGGTGTCGATGACCGGGACGACCGCGACGATGTCGCTGGTCTGCCCGACCGAGGCGAGGAAGGTGCCCCACGCCGACACCCAGCGATCGATCACCGGCTGATCCACCGCCTCATGGCCCTGCGGCCAGGCGCGTAGCACCACCGTGTACTGGGCGAACTGCGGCAGGTGGATCATGCCGAAGCTGTAACCGCCCGCGTCGATGCCCTCGTACAGTTTCGACGGCGCCAGCAGACCGGGCAATCGGGTGACACCGCCCGGGATTCGGGAGAACCGGCCACCCCGGTACACGTGCTCGCCGCGCTTGCGCGAGCGCATCCAGTTGAACATCATCAATCCCGTCTCGTAGCCCGAGCGGCCCCCCGTCCGCCACACCAGTGGAACCATCACCACGACGCCGGTACCGCCGACGATCAGACCCCATTGGAAACCGCCGACCATGGCGGTGATCAGTGCCGTGATCACCACGCCGAAGCCGAGCACAGTCTCCTCCCAGCGCAGGCCGAAAAGGCCTGCGCTGCGGGGCTTCTGCCACAGCCCGTACGAGCGACGCTCGTAAGTATCGTTCGTCGTCATCGTCATCGCGGAATGGTGCTCCTCCCGAGGTCGGGCGAGCGATTCGCCCAACGGTCACCGGCCACATCGCCCATCACCTGGTCGGCGCGGTTCAGACTGCTCGTCGCGGCCCGCGCCGCACCGATCCGGCCCGCCGCTCTTGCCGCACCGGACGGTACTCCCGCCGCGCCCGCGGGCCCGGAGGCGCGCGGTGCCGCCGCGCCACCGCCGCCACCGCCTCCGCGTGGCGGGACCGGGCGTGGCGCGCCACTGCCGCGGCCGCCCGCGCCACCCGGCGGGCGCGGACCCGCGCCGCTGCCGCTGACGTAGCCCGCCGAGCCCGGCGCCGCAGCGTTTTTGACGCCAACGGCCTTGGTGCCCATGGCGCCGAGGCCCGCGACGGCGAGCAGCGTGCCGCCGGTCGCGGTGAGACCGGAACCGCCGCTGCCGACGATCGCGACCGCGGGCGTGACCAGTCGCATCAGCGCGGGCAGCACGAACGCGACACTGCACAGCAGCACGATGGCGACCAGCATGCGTTGCGCCTGTTCACCATCCGGCAGATTGTTGACCGGGGTCAGCGAATCCACGTGTCCCGCAGTGGTGAACGCGATCATGTAGACGATCGCGGCCACCGGTTTCCACAGCATGAATGCGATGATCCAGCCAACCAGCTTCTGGTAGGACTGTTTTCCGACATTCATCCCGGACGCGGCGGCCGCCAACGGCAGCACACCGGCGGCGATGATCAGCAGACCCTGCCGGACGATAGCCAATACGATCTGCGCTAGCGCGCCGAGCAGGCCGACGACCGCGATGATCAACACCAAGCCCGGTGAGAAGGCCTGTAGCTTACTGGTTTTCACCATCAACTCGGCCAGATCCTTGGCGTTGCCATTGGTGGAGTCGTTGATGATCCACTCGGAGAAGCGATCCGAGGCCTGGGTGCCCGCCACGATCACCGCGCCGAGCATCCAGGAACTGAAGACCACTCTGGCGAACATCCGGAACGACTCGGCGGCCTCGTTCATCGTGGCCCCGCGTCTGGCTTCGGCCAAGCGGGCGCCGGAGAGGATCACCGAGGCTATCAAGAGCAGTATCTGGGCTTGATAGGTGTAATCGTTGATCTTCGTGAACAGCGAACCGGAGTCGCTGGCCGCCTCGTTGGGCACTTTCATCCAGAAGGTCAATGCCAGGATGATGGCCTCGCCGAGGCCTTTCATCAGCGAGTCGACCACCTTGCCGAAGGTCGAATCCCACGCCTTGTCCTTGACCGCGGTGGCCGCCTGGCCGGGATGCGAGGCGGCATTGCCCGCCTTGCACGCGGCGGAAGCGGCGTCACCGAGCGAGATTCCGGGCAGGCCGACATTGTCGAGGGTGTCGTGGATCTCGTTGCACGTCTCGTCGAAGCCGTACTGCTGTCCGTAGGCCACGGTCGGCGTCGCCATCATCACCGTGAAGATGACAGCGAAGATCGTGAGCATTCGCCTCACCATTGTCTGCACCCCTCGCTGCTCCGCAGGTCGGCCATCAACTGTTTCTCGAGCCTTTCCCGTCGTGCTCACCATTTCGTCCACCCGCCCAGCGATTCGATCAACTCGGTTTGTGCGCTGTTGGACGTCGAGGGCTTGAGTCGCCAGTCACCGGCATCCCAGACCATGACCAGGCGGATCGCCGCCCAGAGTTGTTTGCCGTCGACCACCGGTCCGCGCGAGGCGAGCCGGATGATGGCCAGGTCGTCGGCGTAGTCGTCCACCTTGAACGCGTCCGAGGCGACGAAGTATTTGGTGATCTTCTCCGGCTGTTGTTCGGGCAGCTTGTCGTTCGCCAGCGCCTTGTCGTAGGCGGCGATCTGCTGCGCGGAAACCCGCACCTGCCGCACGTACAGGTCGCGGTTGGCCGGACGGGCGTTGAGCCGGTAGGTGATCTGCGCCCCGGCCAGTACCGCACCCTGCGGCGTGTGCGAATAGCCAACGGCCAGACCGTCTTCGATGCGGGTCGGGCCGTCGGAAGTGGAAAACGGTACCGAAGCGCCGTAGACCCGCTGCCAGCCGTGCGGCGCGGTGGTGCCTTCCGGGGCCGCGGTCAGCCAGTCGCTGTCGGACGGCTTGCGCTGCCGCGACGGGTCCTGCGGAAGTGGTTGCCCCGCAGGATTGTTCGGCACATCGACGCGCCTGCCGAGGATGTCGACCTCGGGGCTGGCGAAGCCGCTGCCGCCCGCCGCTTCGGCGGGCACCGGTGCGGTGGCCGCCGTGCTGCCGTCGTCCCGGGTGATGTAGACGACGATCCCCGCGATCACGATGAGCGCAAGCACGGCAGCGGACGCGACGGCGCCGAAGGAGACGCGATCACGCGCGTAAGACTCCTTGTCGCTCATGACTCCACCTCGCTGACGCTCGGTTCCGTCATGCGCGAAGCGCGCTGCGACATGATTCGCTCGCTCCGCTCCCTCATGCCGGTGCCTCCAATTTCACAACATCATCAGGTATTTCGTCGACCGAGTCGATCGGTCTGGTGGTCGAGCCCGGATCCGGCAGCCGTAACCGCCAGTCCTGGCCGAACCATTCGACGGTGGTGTGGTTCACCGCCTTCGAGCTGTCCGAGTATTGGGTGTAGGCGTCGACGGTGCTGCGCTCGTTGGTGTAGCCGGTGACCTTGTAGCCCAGCACTCGCGGCGCGTAGTCGGCACTGGCCGGGCCGGTGATGGACAGCTGGATCCGGTTGACCGCCCATTCGTCCTTGGCCGGGCCCGGAACGACTTCCTGGGCAGCGACTTTCGCCCACTGACTGTCGGCGGCCACCGCCAACCGCACCGAATGGGTGATAGCGGCGACGCCCGCGCCGCGTGGCGAATGCTCGAAACCCGTTGCGGCGCCGTCGGCCACCGACTTCGGTCCCTGGTCGGTATGGGGCAGGGCGACGCCCTGGAACGGCTGCCAGCGCACACCCGTCGGCGCCGCCGTCAGGTCAGGGACGGATCGTTGGTCACCACCGCCGCAGCCGACCGTGGCGAGCAGCAACGCGGCGCCGACAGCGCCCACTGTCCCCCTGCTGCGCCGGCTCACGTCGGTAGGAACGCCAAAGCGATCCCCGACGCTGTGCTGGCCACCGTCGCTCCGAGCAGGCTCATCAGTACGCCGTGCGAGGCATCGTTCATCGCCAGATCGCCGTTGCGGAACTCCAGCCACAGCTTGCCCGCGGAGACGATCATCCAGGCCAGACACACCAGCAGGACGAACCACAGCAGCCAATTGAGCAGCTGCATGAGGGGCTCCAGCACCTCGGCGGGCATCTGTTTGTAGGCCAGCAGCTCGGCTGCCGACACGCGCACGGTAGATATTTCGGACATCAGGTTCCAATAACGGCGTTCATGATGGTGCCTGCGCTGGTCGCGACGACGCCACCGATCATCGCGCCGGCCACCATCTTCGGGGACTCCAGACCACCACCGGTCCACTTCTCCCAGGCGAACTTGCCGCCCGCGTAGACGATGCCGGTGATGCCCGACAACAGCACGAACCAGGTGAGATAACGCACCAGCTGCAGGATCTTCTCCGAACCGGGAGGCGCCTCGGGCGTCGGGTTACCGACCTGCGCGAGTACGGTGCCGTACGTGTCCTGCACGGCGAGGAGAATCGTGCTCATCGGGTGCCTTTCTCGAAAGTGGTTGAGTAGTCGCCGATTCGATGCGTACGTTCACTGATCGGGTGGCTTGCTGCTACCCCGGTCCTGCGCCGGATCGTCGAGTGCTGCCTCCTCCAGTGCCGTTCGAGCCGCCGCGACGATGTCGGCGCCGAGCTCCCTGACATCGAGCGGTACCTCCTCCAATGGGTCGATCTTGCGTTTCTTCTGTGGCATCGGGTCGCCGGGTGTCCACACCGGCAACTTCTCCGGTTCTACCAGCGTCCATTCCTCATACCACGGGACCTGCCACAACTGACCGGCCAGCGAGCCGACCACGTCGCGGTAGCGGCGGATCTCGGCGGGCAGCCGACCGGGGCGCGCGGCGACGGTGATCAGGCCGAGCACCTCGCAGGAACCGGCGAAGCCCGAATGGTGTTGGCGCAGTAGGTCATGCGCACGGGTGAGGCCCGCGATGGTCTCTCTGGCCACCAGCACGACGAAGGGCGATTCGCGGTCGAAGACGCCGGGCCAGCGGCGGCCCGAATCCGCCGCGGGCGCAAGCACGTGCGCGAGGCTACTGGCCCCGGCGCCGCCGTGCACGCCAAGCAGCCACACCAGCGGCGCCCGGCCGACACCGGGTACCGGACGGTCCCAGATCGGCGCGCGCCGCGACTCCGGCGGAGCGACCACGCCTGCGGGTGCGGATTCGTTGTGACGTCGAAATATCATGGCGGCGGTCATGATGCCACCCCGGCGAGCAGGCGCCCATAGGCCCGGCGCGTCTCGATGGCCAACGACGCGTGGCGGACCAGCTCACCCCTGGCCAGGTGGGGGTCATAGGGAATTTCCCGGATATCGCGGACCCAGCCGGACAGATGCTCACGCAAATGCTCGGCAACTCGCGACTCGGTGCCAGGATGCTGGTGCGAGACAACGATTGTCGTGTCCCCGACAATGCCGCCGCCCTGCCCCTCGGCCGAGTCGCCGAACTGGTCGTCGAGCCATTCCAGGGTGACCCGCAACCGGTTCGCGGCATCGGCGCGGGCCGGAATGGCAAGCACCAGAGCAACATCCGCGTCATCGAGCAGCGGACGCAGCTGCCGACCGGCAATCGGGCTGCCGCCGTCGTAGACCGCGGTGAAACCCGCGTCGTACACCGCCCGCGCCACCGTGAGATAGGTCGCACGCCTGCGCAGCGGTGCGGAGTCGCGCCACAGCAGGCCGATGCCGGAGGTCGCCCGGGACAGGCATTCCTTCAACGGCGCCGGTTCGTCGTCGCCGCGGCCGTACAGCCACGATTGCAGGCTGATCGGGTGCAGGTGCTCGTCGGCGCCGCGCAGCGCCAGATCGCTGCCCGCCGCCGTCGCGTCCACCGCGACCGTCGGGGTCGACGCCATGCCGAGCTCGCCCGCGATCCCCAACGCCGTCGTGGTGGTTCCCGCGCCACCGCAGCCGCCGACCACCAGGATGGGGCGCTGCAGGGGTTGTTCCGCGCCGGAACCACCCCCTTTGCCGCGCCGCAACCGCACCACCGGAGCCTTGGAGCGCGCGGGCCGACCCGACGGTTCACCCTGGTCGGGTGCCTCGTCGAGCCAGCGGCTCCAGTCCTCTCCCATCGCTTCCTGCTCTCCTCTATCCGGCCGCGATACCCGTGATCAGGGTGCGACCGTCGATCACCGCGGTGGTGACCGTCTGCTTGTTGTAGGTGGCGGGCGCGCCGCCTGGCCGGTACTCGGTGACCTCCACCGAGTACCGGTTGTCCGCGATCGTCACGATCCGCACGCAGTGCGTGGTGCCGGCCGGGATGGTGTCGATGCCGCGCTGGATGGTCGCGGCGGGTGAGACGGCGGCATCCGGGGCGACGGCCTGCCTGACCCGTTCGCCGGACCGCTCGACGTAATACGCGTACTGGAACGCCAGGATGGCGTCGGGTCCCGATGCGGTGCCGCCCTGTTCCGCGCCGCGCACGATCGACTCGTCCCGCTCGGTCGGGCAGGCGTCCCGCAGCCCGTGCGTGGTCACGCCCGCTTGCGACCTGCCGCGCAGACCATCGGTGCTCACACCCGCCTGGGCGCTGCCCGCGGTGAACTGCACCGACGCCGACCAGGTCGAGGCGGGCACCCGCGGCTCGGCGGCGCGAGTGCTCGACGAGTTCAGCAGGAACAGCACGCCCGCCGCGGCCGCGCCGAGCAGCAGCACCGCGATGACCAGCACGACGAACACCCGGCCGCGCCGCGAACGACGGGCGCGGGCCTCCTGACGCAAGGCGCTGGACGAGCGCGTCGGCGGCTCGTCCAGCTGATCGTCGTAGTCATCGTCGTCGGGCCAGGGGAAACGCACCAGGTCGGCGTCCCGTGGGGTGTAGTCGTCGTCGGGGCCGGGTGCCCGGCCCACCCAGTCCGACCAGCCGCCGGTGAATTCGGCGCGTTGTGCGGGCAGGTCGGCGGGGACGTCCTCGGGGGGCGGTTCGTCGCGGATGTAGTGCGGGTACCGGGCCGGACCCGCGTCGTCCAGATGCACCGAACTCGCCTCGCCGGGGGGCACCGGGGCCGTCTCCGGCTCTAGCGCGCTGTACCAACGGGACAGCTCTTTGTACGACTTCAACATTCCCCCATTCCCGCTGAGCGAGGCGCATGATTCCGCATCGTCGGACCCTCTCGGCGATCAGTTCGTGGAGAACGGGTAGGTGTTGGCGGTGCCGGGTCGATCGGTGGGCGGAATCGACGTCGCGCCGCCGGATGAGGCGCCGTCGGCTCCTGTCCCGAACGGAAATTGTCCCGTACCGGACGAATTCGGCGTAGTCGACGCGCCGGATTGCTCGCCGAAGAATCCCGTGGGCGGCTTATCCGCACCGCCCTGTGGCCTGCTGTTCGCCCCGAATTCACCGGCGATATCGCGGGCTACCGCGGCGAACCAATCGGCGACGAATTTTGTCGGCGCGGCACCGTTCGCGGCGACCGTCGCGGTGTTGTACGCGCCGTGCCGCTGGACGGTGTCCCAATACCGGACCCAGGTGGCGGTATTGAGCAATTCGCTGTTGTCGGTGATGTTTTGCACGACCGCGTCGAATGCCTGGGTAACCAGTCGCACGCCGGTCGTCGGCGGGACGAGTTGGGCGACGGCGCCGACCAGTTTGGTGCCGAGCGACAGCAGGGCGGCAGGCGGGTTGGACAACCCCACGGTGGCCAGTTCGGCGATGGCCGCGGGGTTGATGACCGACTTCACCACCGTGACGACCGCGTTCAGGCCGATCATGCCGACCTTCAGCAGGGCCTGCAGCGCACCGGGCAGGTCAAGCGGGGTGCGCGGGTCGGCGGCGTCGGCGAGGCGCTCGGAGATCGACTTCTTGGGCGAGATGGACAGATTCGCGAGCGAGTTGCCCTGCACGTCCTCGTTGACCACCTTGGTCGCGGTCTTGATCGAGGTGTATGCCAGCGCCTGGGCGATGGAGACCAGCGAGGCGATCGGGTCGCCGCCGCTCAGCTTCGACTGGCCGACGACGTTGGTGACCGCCTTCAGGATCGGCGCGCCCTGCGGTGCGTCGCAGGCGAGGTCGCCCGCCGCGCAGAAACTGGCCACCCGACCGGTGAGGGCGCCGAAGTTGGCGGCGCGGTCCCGGTCCGGGCCGATGCCGCCCCCGCTGGCGGGCGCCTGCGGCAGCGCGGCGAGGTCGGCGAGTTGATCGCCCGTGGTGCCTGGTGCCGGGTCCGGGGACGCCTTGCCCGGTGAGCCGGGGAACAGCGGGGCGCCCGCGTTGCGGGTCGGGTCGGCGAACAGGGCCACCGCCGCGACCTTGTCGGCCGGCAGCACGCCCCGGCCCTGTCCGATCTCCTGGGCGAACATCGAGGCCACATGCGCGCCTTGCGAATAGCCGACCACGGCGAATCTGGTCTCCGCGCACCGGTCGGCGACCGTTTGGGCCATCGACCGCAGCCGGGCCAGTCCGCCGGTCACCGATTCGGCGTACGGCGCCGCGCCGCCGGCGGTCGCGCCACCGAAGCCGGATTCGTAAGGGACATAGGCTCGATCGACCAGTCCGGGATCGGTGGCCTTGGCCATCATCGGGCGGAAGACGGTGGACAGCATGCCGGTGTCGGTGGACGGCGCGGCGTCCGGCGACGATTCGCCGGTGCCTTGAATTCCCAAGGCGTACAGTGCCGGACAGGCGCTGAGCGCGACGTTTGTGGAGGGCCCTGCGGGATTCGGCGGATCGGCCGCGGCGGTGCCCGCCGTAGCCACGGTCACGGCGAGTGCCGCCAGCACCCCCGTGACCTTTACCGAGTAATTCGTCATAGCGATCCGCAATCAATCCGTGTTGCCGCAGCTACCCTCAACGCCATGAAACGCAATAGACCGTAACAGATTCCGGCTATTGCCGGGGAATCGGCGAAAAGTTTCCACGAACTGCCGAAAGGCGCGTGACACATTCCGGCGTGCCGACGAAGCCGCTCCGGCAACTTTCCGATGGTCCGAAAATGAGGGCAACCGTCTGGCGACTTATCGGCCACCCGAATTCCCTAGCGGGACCCCATCTTCCGTTCGCCCGATGGCGTCGGCATTCGTGCAGACATCTCGAGCGCCCGGGACCGAGCGCGGCGAGGTTGCCGGGACGACAACAATTGACGCGTCAAGGGGAGCTGACCACGGCGAGCCGTCAGGCTGCCGAGGTGACGCGGTAGACGTCGTAGACGCCTTCCACGTTCCGGACCACGTTCAGCAGGTGCCCCAGGTGCTTCGGATCGCCCATCTCGAAGGTGAACTTGCTGATCGCGACCCGGTCACCGTGCGTGGCGACGGAGGCGGACAGGATGTTGACCTTCTCGTCGGCCAGCACCTTCGTCACGTCGGAGAGCAGGCGGGTGCGATCGAGCGCCTCGATCTGGATGGCCACCAGGAACACCGAGGACGGCGACGGCGCCCAGGACACTTCGATGATGCGTTCGGCCTGGTCACGCAGCGAACCGGCGTTGGTGCAGTCGGTCCGGTGCACGCTGACCGCGCCGCCGCGGGTCACGAAGCCCATGATCTCGTCGCCGGGGACCGGCGTACAGCACTTGGCCAGCTTGGCGACGGTGCCGGATGCGCCGGGGATCAGCACACCCGCGTCGCCGGTGGTGCGCTGCCGGTTCGGCGTGGTGGACGGGGTGGACCGCTCGGCGAGCTCGTTCTCCACGTCGCCGATGCCGCCGAGTTGCGCCATCAGTCGCTGCACCACGTGGTGCGCCGAGACCTGATGCTCGCCGACGGCGGTGTAGAGGGTGGAGATGTCGGTGTAGTGCAGCTCGTGCGCGACCGCGGTCATCGCGTCGACGCTCATCAGCCGCTGCAACGGCAGGCCGACGCGACGGACCTCCTTGGAGATCTGCTCCTTACCGTTCTCCAGGGCCTCCTCGCGGCGCTCCTTCGCGAACCACTGGCGGATCTTGGCCTTGGCGCGCGGCGAGACGACGAAGTTCTGCCAGTCGCGGCTGGGTCCGGCGTTCTGCGCCTTCGAGGTGAACACCTCGACGACCTCACCGTTCTCCAGCTGGCGTTCCAGCGCGACGAGCCGACCGTTGACCCGCGCGCCGATGCACTTGTGGCCGACCTCGGTGTGCACGGCGTAGGCGAAGTCGACCGGTGTCGACTTCTGCGGCAGCGTGATCACGTCACCCTTCGGGGTGAACACGAAGATCTCCGGTGACTTCAGGTCGAAGCGCAGCGACTCCAGGAACTCCGCCGGGTCGGCCGCCTCCCGCTGCCAGTCGAGCAGCTGCCGCATCCACGCCATGTCGTCGACCTCGGTCGAGTCGTTGGAGTGCTTGCCGCGGGTTTCCTTGTAGCGCCAGTGCGCGGCGATGCCGAATTCGGCGGTGCGGTGCATGTCCTGGGTGCGGATCTGCACTTCCAGGGGCTTGCCGTCGGGGCCGACGACGGTGGTGTGCAGCGACTGGTAGACGCCGTAGCGCGGTTGGGCGATGTAGTCCTTGAACCGGCCCGCCATCGGCTGCCACAGCGAGTGCACCACACCGACCGCCGCGTAGCAGTCACGCACCTCGTCGCAGAGGATGCGGATGCCGACCAGGTCGTGGATGTCGTCGAAGTCCTTACCCTTGACGATCATCTTCTGGTAGATCGACCAGTAGTGCTTCGGCCGACCCTCAACGATCGCGTTGATCCGCGATGCCGCAAGGGTATTGACGATCTCCGCGCGCACCTTCGCCAGATACGTATCGCGCGACGGCGCCCGATCCGCCACCAGCCGCACGATCTCGTCGTACTTCTTCGGGTGCAGTATCGCGAACGCGAGGTCCTCCAGCTCCCACTTGACCGTCGCCATGCCGAGGCGATGCGCAAGGGGCGCAATGACTTCCAGCGTTTCCTTGGCCTTCTTGGCCTGCTTCTCCGGCGGCAGGAAACGCATGGTGCGCATGTTGTGCAGCCGGTCGGCGACCTTGATCACCAGCACGCGCGGGTCCCGCGCCATCGCGATGATCATCTTGCGGATCGTCTCCGCCTCGGCGGCCGCGCCGAGGTTGACCTTGTCCAGCTTGGTGACGCCGTCCACCAGGTGCGCGACCTCGGCACCGAAGTCGAGGGTCAGCTGCTCCAGCGAGTAGCCGGTGTCCTCGACGGTGTCGTGCAGCAGCGCCGCGACCAGCGTGGTGGTGTCCATGCCGAGCTCGGCCAGGATGTTGGCCACGGCGAGCGGGTGCGTGATGTACGGGTCGCCGGACTTGCGGAACTGGTGCTTGTGCCGCTCGTCGGCGACGTCGAAGGCGCGCTGCAGCAGCGTCAGGTTCGCCTTCGGATACAGCTCACGGTGCACGCTGGCCAGCGGCTCGAGCACCGGCTTGACCGCGGCGATACCGCGCTGACCGGTCATCCGGCGGGCGAGCCGCGCGCGTACCCGGCGCGACGCCGAGGTCGGGACCGCGGCGGAGGTGCCTGGTTGGCGTGCGGGGGTGGCATTGCTCGGTGGCGTGGCGGGCGGTGTTCCGGTCTTCGGCTGGTCTCCCCCGGTGGCTGCACCATTCGACTGCGGGGCGCCCGCCGATTGCTCGACATTCGCCTCGCCCAAGTGCTGAGTCATGCCACCACCTCTCAGTGCCCACTTTGCGGCGCTCACGGGCCCTCCGTGGCTACGCAGGCTGCCGCCTCCGGGCCTGACGTTCGCGCCGCGCGCCTCGATCGGACCACCCTATCCGACCGCTGCAACCGCCCAGACCACCAACTTTAGTCCCGGCCGCGCACTGGCGTCCGGCGCGCTGCGCTGGGGGCGCGATGCCGGTTCGCCTGCCGGGATGACGGTGGGTTCGCCGAGGACGCCGAGGCGTAGGGAAAAGCGTGACATATCAGGCGTCGGGGTGGGGATGTTGAGACCGAACCGCTGCCCGGCGGCGAGCTAGCGGATCGTGGACGGATCGGCGGGCTCGCGGGTGATCATCGAGCGCCCGTCGAAGTCGGGGCTGGGCGGCACGTGCAGCAGGTCGACGACGGTGGGAGTGATGTCGACCAGGGTGTAGCGGGAGGTGATACTGCCCGCGGCGAAGTCGGGGCCGCGGCCGATGACGAAGTTGGTCGTCTCGTCCGGGGATTGGCCGCCGTGGCCGCCTTTCGGGGTGTGGCCGTGGTCGGCGGTGACGAGGATGGTCCAGCGTTCGGCCGGGTTGGCCGCGGCGCGGGCGTCGACGGCGGCGGTGATGCGGCCGACCTGCTCGTCGATGCGGCGGACGGCCTCCAGGTACTGGCGCGAGGCGGCGCCGTCGCTGTGACCTGCCAGATCGACCTGGTCCAGGTGGGTGAAAAGGAAGTCGGGGGCGAACTTGGCGATCGCGGTGACCACGGCCGAGACGGTGGCCGCGTCG from Nocardia iowensis includes these protein-coding regions:
- a CDS encoding RelA/SpoT family protein, whose translation is MTQHLGEANVEQSAGAPQSNGAATGGDQPKTGTPPATPPSNATPARQPGTSAAVPTSASRRVRARLARRMTGQRGIAAVKPVLEPLASVHRELYPKANLTLLQRAFDVADERHKHQFRKSGDPYITHPLAVANILAELGMDTTTLVAALLHDTVEDTGYSLEQLTLDFGAEVAHLVDGVTKLDKVNLGAAAEAETIRKMIIAMARDPRVLVIKVADRLHNMRTMRFLPPEKQAKKAKETLEVIAPLAHRLGMATVKWELEDLAFAILHPKKYDEIVRLVADRAPSRDTYLAKVRAEIVNTLAASRINAIVEGRPKHYWSIYQKMIVKGKDFDDIHDLVGIRILCDEVRDCYAAVGVVHSLWQPMAGRFKDYIAQPRYGVYQSLHTTVVGPDGKPLEVQIRTQDMHRTAEFGIAAHWRYKETRGKHSNDSTEVDDMAWMRQLLDWQREAADPAEFLESLRFDLKSPEIFVFTPKGDVITLPQKSTPVDFAYAVHTEVGHKCIGARVNGRLVALERQLENGEVVEVFTSKAQNAGPSRDWQNFVVSPRAKAKIRQWFAKERREEALENGKEQISKEVRRVGLPLQRLMSVDAMTAVAHELHYTDISTLYTAVGEHQVSAHHVVQRLMAQLGGIGDVENELAERSTPSTTPNRQRTTGDAGVLIPGASGTVAKLAKCCTPVPGDEIMGFVTRGGAVSVHRTDCTNAGSLRDQAERIIEVSWAPSPSSVFLVAIQIEALDRTRLLSDVTKVLADEKVNILSASVATHGDRVAISKFTFEMGDPKHLGHLLNVVRNVEGVYDVYRVTSAA
- a CDS encoding cutinase family protein; translation: MTNYSVKVTGVLAALAVTVATAGTAAADPPNPAGPSTNVALSACPALYALGIQGTGESSPDAAPSTDTGMLSTVFRPMMAKATDPGLVDRAYVPYESGFGGATAGGAAPYAESVTGGLARLRSMAQTVADRCAETRFAVVGYSQGAHVASMFAQEIGQGRGVLPADKVAAVALFADPTRNAGAPLFPGSPGKASPDPAPGTTGDQLADLAALPQAPASGGGIGPDRDRAANFGALTGRVASFCAAGDLACDAPQGAPILKAVTNVVGQSKLSGGDPIASLVSIAQALAYTSIKTATKVVNEDVQGNSLANLSISPKKSISERLADAADPRTPLDLPGALQALLKVGMIGLNAVVTVVKSVINPAAIAELATVGLSNPPAALLSLGTKLVGAVAQLVPPTTGVRLVTQAFDAVVQNITDNSELLNTATWVRYWDTVQRHGAYNTATVAANGAAPTKFVADWFAAVARDIAGEFGANSRPQGGADKPPTGFFGEQSGASTTPNSSGTGQFPFGTGADGASSGGATSIPPTDRPGTANTYPFSTN
- a CDS encoding SCO6880 family protein translates to MTTNDTYERRSYGLWQKPRSAGLFGLRWEETVLGFGVVITALITAMVGGFQWGLIVGGTGVVVMVPLVWRTGGRSGYETGLMMFNWMRSRKRGEHVYRGGRFSRIPGGVTRLPGLLAPSKLYEGIDAGGYSFGMIHLPQFAQYTVVLRAWPQGHEAVDQPVIDRWVSAWGTFLASVGQTSDIVAVVPVIDTVPETGNRLLTEVSTITRPEAPELAQQVMYELATELPQERVQLLPRVAITFKATTAERRKNPAEEAVEIGRRLPGICAALAEAGVRAQPMSADEVISFIRRSYDPASQADLEVAASEPEGHGLDWADAGPVSHDEKWDHLVHDGGRSVTWEMDAAPEGAVDERVLQRLLAPNPEVPRKRIAIVYRPHSAADAAEIVDDDFKNALVAQQSERGVVSAAATLRVGATQQAREEQARGHGVTRFGALVTITEPLRGDLPRIEAITRDLSTQARLKIRRCYRYQAAAFAASLGCGVILPEHATIPKALAG
- a CDS encoding MinD/ParA family ATP-binding protein, yielding MGEDWSRWLDEAPDQGEPSGRPARSKAPVVRLRRGKGGGSGAEQPLQRPILVVGGCGGAGTTTTALGIAGELGMASTPTVAVDATAAGSDLALRGADEHLHPISLQSWLYGRGDDEPAPLKECLSRATSGIGLLWRDSAPLRRRATYLTVARAVYDAGFTAVYDGGSPIAGRQLRPLLDDADVALVLAIPARADAANRLRVTLEWLDDQFGDSAEGQGGGIVGDTTIVVSHQHPGTESRVAEHLREHLSGWVRDIREIPYDPHLARGELVRHASLAIETRRAYGRLLAGVAS